One Pleurocapsa sp. PCC 7327 DNA segment encodes these proteins:
- a CDS encoding polysaccharide deacetylase family protein, whose translation MRSLLNRLSYHKFLAISSGFLAIAACIFTLSKAVTSETKQESSIFPFDLLFPLTFSDLDPPCLFQPTATLLNQLETLPFTSLVKQDLTSSLTSGDRNFLKHLARTCKNLADSDYREADKTLANKNSNIFLNNWQDSRSQSLKLAPWPQIHQQAKLAKVPVMMYHDILPKKEVFFDVTPQELEADFKFIKSQGITPISMDWLIAHLRTGIPLPERPVLLTFDDGYGGHYKYVYPLLKNYGYPAVFSIYINKIGSKTGRSGVTWQQLQEMAADPLVTIASHGTTHPDDLRELSDDRLKEETIESKRILEKKLGIPIRYFTYPVGKYDERVKHWVTAAGYRAAFSMDDFSEHFAGDSPDLLAIGRFGQSRLEEIALQAWGGHPLPRNDGGFNFNTPIHREEYTVDGTSLILITGGKPNTIHADSRYQVPEIKRGTGAVAAVDGGFFSLKYLDSNAMIGPVLSQNRGFIPGNVKENLKLKGRPLVLINSEWVKFIPFDPDKHNTLSGILSEASDAEGVTDAFVGAAWLVKNSKPQPAEAFGSLFDFDASRHRAFWGINQAGQPAIGVSKTPVDSVSLGKILHQLGLRDAIMLDSGASTSLAYKGESLVGYTPRPVPHVVALFPPPSPTLSVGHVGLPCVLYADSCKPQK comes from the coding sequence ATGCGCTCTTTACTTAACAGATTATCCTATCATAAATTCTTGGCAATTTCTAGCGGTTTTTTAGCGATCGCTGCTTGTATTTTTACTTTGAGTAAAGCTGTCACCTCAGAAACTAAGCAAGAATCATCAATTTTCCCTTTTGATTTGCTATTTCCTCTGACTTTTAGCGATCTCGATCCGCCCTGTTTGTTTCAACCAACAGCAACTTTGCTAAACCAATTAGAAACTTTGCCTTTTACGTCATTAGTTAAACAGGATTTAACATCATCTTTAACTTCTGGCGATCGCAATTTTCTCAAGCATCTCGCTCGAACTTGTAAAAATTTAGCCGATTCTGACTATCGCGAAGCTGATAAAACTCTTGCCAATAAAAACTCAAACATTTTCTTAAATAACTGGCAAGATTCGCGATCTCAAAGTCTTAAACTAGCTCCTTGGCCGCAAATTCATCAACAGGCAAAATTGGCTAAGGTTCCAGTGATGATGTATCACGATATTTTACCAAAAAAAGAAGTCTTTTTTGATGTCACGCCCCAAGAACTAGAGGCAGATTTTAAATTCATTAAGTCGCAGGGGATAACGCCAATTAGTATGGATTGGCTAATTGCCCATTTGCGAACCGGAATTCCTCTTCCAGAAAGGCCAGTTTTACTAACCTTTGATGATGGCTATGGCGGTCACTATAAATATGTCTATCCTCTCTTAAAAAATTATGGTTATCCGGCTGTATTTTCCATTTACATTAACAAAATCGGCAGCAAAACGGGGCGATCTGGCGTAACCTGGCAACAACTTCAAGAAATGGCGGCAGATCCCCTAGTGACAATTGCCTCCCACGGCACTACCCATCCCGACGATTTGCGCGAGTTATCCGACGATCGCTTAAAGGAAGAGACAATAGAATCGAAACGTATCTTAGAGAAGAAATTAGGGATTCCTATCCGTTACTTTACCTACCCAGTGGGAAAGTACGATGAGCGGGTAAAACATTGGGTGACAGCAGCAGGCTATCGGGCAGCTTTCTCGATGGACGATTTCAGCGAACATTTTGCCGGAGACTCGCCCGATTTATTAGCAATTGGACGCTTCGGACAGTCTCGCTTAGAGGAAATTGCGTTGCAAGCTTGGGGAGGTCATCCGCTGCCGAGAAATGATGGCGGATTTAACTTTAATACTCCCATCCATAGAGAAGAATATACCGTTGACGGAACTTCTTTAATTCTTATTACTGGCGGCAAACCGAATACAATTCATGCAGACAGTCGCTATCAAGTCCCAGAAATTAAGCGAGGAACTGGGGCAGTAGCAGCCGTCGATGGCGGCTTTTTCTCTCTTAAATACCTCGACTCCAATGCGATGATTGGTCCGGTATTGAGTCAAAATCGAGGCTTTATTCCTGGCAATGTAAAAGAAAATCTCAAGCTGAAAGGAAGACCGCTAGTGTTGATTAATTCTGAGTGGGTTAAGTTTATTCCTTTCGATCCCGATAAACACAATACCCTGTCTGGTATTCTCTCAGAAGCCTCGGATGCAGAGGGGGTGACAGATGCTTTTGTTGGGGCGGCATGGCTGGTGAAAAACAGCAAACCCCAACCTGCCGAAGCCTTTGGTAGCTTATTTGACTTCGATGCATCCCGCCATCGTGCCTTCTGGGGGATTAACCAAGCCGGGCAACCCGCGATCGGCGTATCGAAAACTCCTGTTGATTCTGTATCGTTAGGAAAAATTTTGCATCAGTTAGGTTTGCGGGATGCGATTATGTTAGATTCGGGCGCAAGTACTTCACTCGCATATAAAGGAGAATCGCTAGTAGGATACACCCCCCGTCCCGTTCCTCATGTAGTAGCGCTGTTTCCTCCGCCTTCTCCGACACTAAGTGTAGGTCATGTGGGATTGCCCTGCGTTCTTTATGCAGATTCTTGTAAGCCACAGAAGTAG